One window from the genome of Erwinia sorbitola encodes:
- a CDS encoding glycine cleavage system transcriptional repressor produces MSQSSQQHLVITALGVDRPGIVNAITRHVSSCGCNIEDSRLALLGDEFTFIMLLSGSWNAITLIESTLPLKGAEMELLIVMKRTSASSRPPMPVTIWAQVDVTDSPHIIERFTDLFDSHQMNIAELVSRTQPADENQPPLLYIQITAHSPASQDASFIELAFNRLCTELHAQGTIKAVSHHGA; encoded by the coding sequence TTGTCGCAGTCATCGCAACAACATTTGGTTATCACCGCACTTGGGGTTGACCGCCCTGGGATCGTCAATGCCATCACCCGCCATGTCAGCAGCTGCGGATGTAATATTGAAGATAGCCGTCTTGCTCTGCTGGGTGACGAATTCACGTTTATCATGCTGTTATCCGGCAGCTGGAATGCCATCACGCTGATTGAATCGACCCTGCCGTTAAAAGGCGCCGAGATGGAGCTGCTGATCGTAATGAAACGTACCAGCGCCAGTTCGCGCCCGCCTATGCCCGTGACAATATGGGCGCAGGTGGATGTTACCGACTCACCGCATATTATTGAACGCTTCACCGACCTGTTTGACTCACACCAGATGAATATTGCGGAACTGGTCTCACGAACTCAGCCAGCTGATGAAAATCAACCGCCATTGCTCTATATTCAGATAACCGCACACAGCCCGGCCAGTCAGGATGCGTCATTTATTGAGCTGGCGTTTAACCGACTCTGTACAGAACTCCATGCTCAAGGCACTATTAAGGCAGTTTCTCATCACGGGGCATAA
- the dapA gene encoding 4-hydroxy-tetrahydrodipicolinate synthase, with protein sequence MFTGSIVALITPMDDKGNVCRASLKKLIDYHIASGTAAIVSVGTTGESATLSHEEHGDVVMLTLELADGRIPIIAGTGANATAEGVSLTKRFENSGVVGCLTVTPYYNRPTQEGLYQHFKTIAESTALPQMLYNVPSRTGTDLLPETVGRLAKIKNIIGIKEATGNLSRVSQIQQLVNEDFVLVSGDDASSLDFMHLGGHGVISVTANIAAREMAELCALAQQGNFAEARILNQRLMHLHHKLFVEPNPIPVKWAAKQLGLIATDTLRLPMTPLTDAGGPVVEQALKNAGLL encoded by the coding sequence ATGTTCACGGGAAGTATTGTTGCACTCATAACGCCGATGGATGACAAAGGTAATGTCTGCCGTGCGAGTTTGAAAAAACTGATTGACTACCATATTGCCAGCGGCACTGCGGCAATAGTTTCTGTGGGAACCACCGGCGAATCTGCCACCCTTAGCCATGAAGAACATGGTGATGTGGTGATGCTGACGCTGGAGCTGGCAGATGGTCGTATTCCGATCATTGCCGGAACGGGGGCCAACGCCACGGCTGAAGGCGTCTCGCTGACCAAACGTTTCGAAAATTCGGGCGTTGTGGGCTGCCTTACCGTCACCCCTTATTACAACCGTCCTACCCAGGAAGGTCTGTATCAACACTTTAAAACCATCGCAGAAAGCACCGCGCTTCCGCAAATGCTGTATAACGTACCGTCGCGTACCGGTACAGATTTACTGCCGGAAACCGTCGGTCGCCTGGCCAAAATAAAAAATATTATCGGAATCAAAGAGGCTACCGGGAACTTATCGCGGGTAAGTCAGATCCAACAGCTGGTAAATGAAGATTTTGTGCTGGTGAGCGGCGATGACGCCTCATCGCTGGACTTCATGCATCTTGGCGGGCACGGCGTTATTTCCGTGACGGCGAACATTGCTGCACGCGAAATGGCTGAACTCTGTGCACTGGCACAGCAGGGCAACTTTGCTGAAGCCCGTATTTTGAACCAGCGTTTGATGCATCTGCATCACAAACTGTTTGTGGAACCGAATCCTATTCCGGTGAAATGGGCCGCGAAACAATTAGGATTAATAGCAACCGATACGCTGCGTCTGCCTATGACGCCGCTGACCGATGCCGGTGGTCCGGTTGTTGAGCAGGCACTGAAAAACGCTGGCCTGCTTTAA
- the bamC gene encoding outer membrane protein assembly factor BamC, which yields MAYSVQKSTVAKVVGLSLVMLLAACSNDQRYKRQVSGDESYLQAADLSDLRAPAGMILPLQNGDFDIPNVSSKGQVGKQLDIRPPAQTLALMNGTRSQFAGNTGTLLVDSRSGSIWQQVVDVVQAAKFPIADRQDARQTLTTDWVQWNRADEDNQYRGRYQLSVQQQGGQQALTVKLLELQQQDKVVTSPVQIQRYTAQMLNEISAGLDKIETGREDAAASRSPTQIDVQSGADDTGLPNLILRAPFNVVWQRLPATLKRIGMEVTDSNRSQGSLNVTYKEPGSDTFDSLGAKDPELANGDYKLQVGDLDNRSSLQFLDPKGHPLTQSQNDALVAVFQAAFSK from the coding sequence ATGGCTTACTCAGTACAAAAGTCCACGGTAGCGAAAGTGGTGGGACTTTCGTTGGTAATGCTGCTTGCAGCATGTTCTAACGATCAACGTTACAAGCGTCAGGTGAGCGGTGACGAATCCTACCTTCAGGCAGCCGATCTTAGCGATCTGCGCGCACCTGCTGGCATGATCCTGCCGCTGCAAAATGGCGACTTTGATATACCAAACGTCAGCAGTAAAGGGCAGGTGGGTAAGCAGTTGGATATTCGTCCACCAGCTCAGACGCTGGCACTGATGAACGGCACCCGCAGCCAGTTCGCGGGTAATACCGGTACGCTGTTGGTTGATAGCCGTAGCGGCTCAATCTGGCAGCAGGTTGTTGATGTGGTACAGGCTGCGAAGTTCCCGATTGCCGATCGTCAGGATGCTCGTCAGACGCTGACTACCGACTGGGTTCAGTGGAACCGTGCTGATGAAGACAACCAGTATCGTGGTCGTTATCAGTTAAGCGTTCAGCAGCAGGGCGGTCAGCAGGCGCTGACGGTTAAACTGCTGGAGCTGCAACAGCAGGATAAAGTCGTCACATCTCCGGTGCAGATCCAGCGTTATACCGCGCAGATGCTGAACGAAATCAGTGCGGGTCTGGATAAAATTGAAACTGGCCGTGAAGATGCGGCTGCCAGTCGTAGCCCAACGCAGATTGATGTGCAGAGCGGTGCTGATGATACCGGCCTGCCTAACCTGATCCTGCGTGCACCGTTCAACGTTGTCTGGCAGCGTCTGCCGGCCACGCTGAAACGTATTGGTATGGAAGTGACTGACAGCAACCGTTCACAGGGTAGCCTGAACGTGACCTACAAAGAGCCGGGTAGCGATACCTTTGACTCTCTGGGTGCCAAAGATCCTGAACTGGCTAATGGTGACTACAAACTTCAGGTCGGTGACCTTGATAACCGTAGCAGCTTGCAGTTCCTGGATCCGAAAGGTCATCCGCTGACCCAGTCGCAGAACGATGCGCTGGTGGCGGTGTTCCAGGCCGCATTCAGCAAGTAA
- the purC gene encoding phosphoribosylaminoimidazolesuccinocarboxamide synthase, producing the protein MQKKAELYRGKAKTVYSTENPDLLVLEFRNDTSALDGERIEQFDRKGMINNKFNYFIMTKLQEAGIPTQMEALLSDNEALVKKLDMVPVECVVRNRAAGSLVKRLGVEEGLVLNPPLFDLFLKDDAKHDPMVNESYCETFGWVSKENLARMRELTYQANDVLSKLFSDAGLILVDFKLEFGLFNGEVVLGDEFSPDGARLWDKETLNKMDKDRYRQSLGGLIEAYEEVANRLGVKLD; encoded by the coding sequence ATGCAGAAAAAAGCTGAGTTGTATCGCGGCAAAGCGAAAACCGTTTACAGCACCGAAAACCCGGATCTGTTGGTACTCGAATTCCGCAACGATACGTCAGCGCTGGACGGTGAGCGCATCGAACAGTTTGATCGTAAAGGAATGATTAACAATAAATTTAATTATTTCATTATGACTAAATTGCAGGAAGCCGGGATCCCCACGCAGATGGAAGCCCTGCTCTCTGATAATGAAGCGCTGGTGAAAAAACTGGATATGGTGCCGGTGGAGTGTGTGGTGCGTAACCGTGCTGCCGGCTCGCTGGTAAAACGCCTGGGCGTGGAAGAGGGCCTGGTGCTCAATCCACCCTTGTTTGACCTGTTCCTGAAAGACGATGCCAAACACGATCCGATGGTTAACGAATCTTATTGCGAGACCTTCGGCTGGGTGAGCAAAGAGAATCTGGCGCGGATGCGTGAGCTGACTTACCAGGCAAACGACGTACTGAGCAAGCTGTTCTCCGATGCGGGTCTGATCCTCGTTGACTTCAAGCTGGAGTTTGGTCTGTTTAACGGCGAAGTGGTGCTGGGCGATGAGTTCTCTCCTGATGGCGCCCGTCTGTGGGACAAAGAAACCCTGAACAAGATGGACAAAGACCGCTATCGTCAGAGCCTCGGTGGCCTGATTGAAGCTTACGAAGAAGTGGCAAATCGTTTGGGTGTGAAACTCGACTAA
- the ypfJ gene encoding KPN_02809 family neutral zinc metallopeptidase has protein sequence MRWQGRRESDNVEDRRNESGTVGGGRIRIPRGKGGIALLILVAVASYYGYDLTPLLTGDGSSLSQTTQQQQRSTPKDDEAAQFTRTIFAMTEDTWQKLFQKMDKPWKSPVLVMYRNQTPTACGSGQSAMGPFYCPADSKVYIDLSFYDEMTSKLGAGGEFAQGYVIAHEVGHHVQHLLGIEQKVRQMQQGASRVAVNQLSVKMELQADCFAGVWGHYMQQESVLESGDLESALNAAQAIGDDRLQQRSQGRVVPDSFTHGTSQQRYTWFKKGFDSGNPGQCNTFAG, from the coding sequence ATGCGCTGGCAAGGGCGTCGCGAAAGCGACAATGTGGAAGATCGCCGTAATGAATCCGGTACCGTAGGCGGCGGGCGCATACGTATTCCGCGTGGCAAAGGAGGAATCGCTCTGCTGATTCTGGTCGCGGTTGCCAGCTATTATGGCTACGACCTTACGCCGCTGCTGACCGGAGATGGCAGCTCGCTGTCACAGACCACTCAACAGCAGCAGCGTTCAACGCCGAAAGACGATGAAGCGGCGCAGTTTACCCGTACCATTTTCGCTATGACGGAAGATACCTGGCAGAAACTGTTTCAGAAAATGGATAAACCCTGGAAGTCGCCTGTTCTGGTGATGTACCGCAACCAGACGCCGACCGCCTGCGGTAGCGGACAGTCAGCGATGGGGCCGTTCTACTGCCCTGCGGACAGCAAAGTCTATATTGACCTCTCTTTCTATGACGAGATGACCAGCAAACTTGGTGCCGGTGGTGAATTTGCTCAGGGCTATGTCATCGCCCATGAAGTGGGGCACCATGTGCAGCACCTGCTGGGCATTGAGCAGAAAGTTCGCCAGATGCAGCAGGGAGCCAGCCGGGTAGCGGTGAACCAGCTGTCGGTGAAAATGGAACTTCAGGCGGACTGCTTTGCCGGAGTCTGGGGGCACTATATGCAGCAGGAAAGTGTGCTGGAAAGCGGCGATCTTGAATCGGCATTGAATGCAGCCCAGGCCATTGGTGATGATCGCCTGCAACAGCGCAGCCAGGGACGGGTTGTGCCGGACAGCTTTACCCACGGCACCTCGCAGCAGCGTTACACCTGGTTTAAGAAAGGTTTCGATAGCGGCAATCCGGGCCAGTGCAATACCTTTGCGGGTTAG
- a CDS encoding tRNA(Met) cytidine acetyltransferase TmcA, whose amino-acid sequence MNEIVTATAQIERQGWRRLLAISGEAAWCAQQAADLMAQLPGDWLWVGNNTPERSLSCAPQAIRTLLGREFRHAVFDARDGFHAEAFAALAGTLCAGSWLVLLLPEWESWAQRPDADSLRWSEGDCPCASTHFVHRFQQLLLADERALLWRQHDHHPISFVAPQPEHWQTDNRGQQAILSGLLNAGPGIYALTAARGRGKSALAGMLAARWPGRSLVTAPAKVSTDVLAQYAGERFEFVAPDRLLADAEQLAPGVDWLLIDEAAAIPAPLLQRLVALFPRVLLTTTVQGYEGTGRGFMLKFCASLADVTHFQLDMPLRWAAGDPLEQLVADVLLFDDAVAPPQQSTPHYVSLIQDDWLRQPGRMAAVYQLLTSAHYRTSPLDLRRMMDAPGMHFQVAMQGESVQGALWLVDEGGLSAELATAVWAGKRRPRGNLVAQSLAAHAGSPEAARLRSRRISRIAVSPQLRARGIGRQLIVHGLEYTRGLDFLSVSFGFTPQLWRFWQRCGFHLVRIGSQLEASSGCYTAMALLPLSPAGQQLTASLAERLARNGYWLRQQLDPDGLPLADKFEPELTDDDWLELSGFAWAQRPYEASYAALGRLVSQDGVMLPLLRAALLERRSAADICAGFRFSGRKALLDAWRQEAQQGLAALDAARAETCQQQINSLQ is encoded by the coding sequence ATGAATGAGATTGTTACGGCGACAGCGCAGATCGAACGGCAGGGCTGGCGGCGTTTACTGGCAATCAGTGGTGAAGCGGCATGGTGTGCACAGCAGGCCGCTGACCTTATGGCGCAGCTGCCCGGTGACTGGCTGTGGGTAGGAAATAATACGCCGGAACGCTCCCTGAGCTGTGCGCCGCAGGCCATACGTACGCTACTGGGGCGCGAGTTCAGACATGCCGTGTTTGATGCCCGTGACGGTTTTCATGCGGAAGCTTTCGCCGCACTGGCGGGTACCCTGTGTGCAGGAAGCTGGCTGGTGCTGCTGTTACCTGAATGGGAGAGCTGGGCGCAGCGTCCGGATGCTGATTCACTGCGCTGGAGCGAGGGGGACTGCCCCTGTGCCAGCACTCACTTTGTACATCGCTTTCAACAGCTGCTGCTTGCCGATGAGCGTGCGTTATTGTGGCGTCAGCACGATCATCATCCTATCTCTTTTGTTGCCCCACAGCCGGAGCACTGGCAGACGGATAACCGTGGTCAGCAGGCCATTCTCTCTGGACTTCTTAACGCCGGGCCAGGTATTTATGCGCTCACAGCGGCTCGCGGGCGCGGGAAGTCTGCACTGGCCGGGATGCTGGCAGCTCGCTGGCCGGGGCGCAGCCTGGTAACAGCGCCAGCTAAAGTATCCACGGATGTGCTGGCGCAGTATGCCGGAGAGCGGTTTGAGTTTGTGGCACCGGATCGGCTGCTGGCAGACGCAGAGCAGCTTGCTCCCGGCGTTGACTGGCTGCTGATTGATGAGGCGGCGGCGATCCCGGCACCGCTTTTACAGCGGCTGGTGGCGTTATTTCCCAGGGTATTGCTGACCACCACCGTGCAGGGTTACGAAGGCACCGGACGTGGTTTTATGCTGAAATTCTGCGCGTCACTGGCTGACGTGACTCATTTCCAGCTTGATATGCCGTTGCGCTGGGCGGCGGGCGATCCTCTGGAGCAGCTGGTCGCTGATGTGCTGCTGTTTGATGATGCTGTTGCGCCGCCGCAGCAGAGTACACCGCACTACGTCTCGCTGATCCAGGATGACTGGCTGCGTCAGCCTGGGCGGATGGCGGCTGTCTATCAGTTGCTAACCAGCGCTCACTACCGTACTTCACCGCTCGACCTGCGCCGGATGATGGATGCGCCCGGGATGCATTTCCAGGTCGCCATGCAGGGAGAGAGCGTGCAGGGGGCGCTGTGGCTGGTGGATGAGGGGGGATTATCAGCGGAGCTTGCGACAGCGGTATGGGCAGGCAAACGCCGTCCGCGTGGGAATCTGGTTGCTCAGTCGCTGGCGGCCCATGCCGGTTCGCCTGAGGCAGCCCGGCTTCGCTCGCGGCGTATCAGTCGTATTGCTGTCTCTCCCCAGCTCCGCGCACGTGGCATTGGCCGCCAGCTGATCGTTCATGGCCTTGAATATACCCGGGGACTGGATTTTCTTTCGGTCAGCTTTGGTTTTACGCCGCAGCTGTGGCGTTTCTGGCAGCGCTGTGGTTTTCATCTGGTGCGTATTGGCAGTCAGCTGGAGGCCAGCAGCGGCTGTTATACGGCGATGGCGCTGCTGCCTCTTAGCCCTGCCGGGCAGCAACTGACGGCCTCGCTGGCAGAACGACTGGCACGGAACGGTTACTGGCTTCGGCAGCAGTTAGATCCTGATGGGCTGCCGCTGGCGGATAAGTTTGAACCGGAGCTAACGGACGACGACTGGCTGGAGCTGTCCGGTTTCGCCTGGGCGCAGCGCCCTTATGAGGCCAGCTATGCAGCGCTGGGGCGTCTGGTCAGTCAGGATGGCGTAATGCTGCCGCTGCTGCGTGCGGCCCTGCTGGAACGGCGTTCAGCGGCTGATATCTGTGCCGGGTTTAGATTTTCCGGACGCAAAGCATTGCTGGATGCCTGGCGTCAGGAGGCGCAGCAAGGGCTGGCAGCGCTGGACGCTGCACGTGCTGAGACCTGCCAGCAGCAGATTAACTCGTTGCAATAA
- the ypfH gene encoding esterase yields MKNNHVVVHNPSLPATQLFLLYHAAGDNPVAMGEIGRWFVGAFPRALVVSIGGPEQDADGGSRWYNPSADRPSQDVAEVMDGFIASVRHWQQQSGVKADATALIGFSQGATMALEAVKVQGGLAGRVVAFSGRYETLPQQAGTRTTIHLIHGDNDTVLPLTHALDAEERLTALGGDVTLDIVDDLPHAIDDRAMQLALERLQFTVPRRYFDEAFSGSKPGDDDVITLI; encoded by the coding sequence ATGAAAAATAACCATGTTGTTGTCCATAACCCGTCGTTACCGGCTACGCAGCTGTTTCTGCTGTATCACGCCGCTGGCGATAATCCGGTAGCGATGGGTGAGATTGGCCGATGGTTTGTCGGGGCATTTCCACGTGCGCTGGTGGTCAGTATCGGCGGGCCTGAACAGGATGCAGATGGCGGATCCCGCTGGTATAACCCTTCAGCGGATCGTCCTTCACAGGACGTGGCAGAAGTTATGGATGGATTTATCGCCAGCGTTCGCCACTGGCAGCAGCAGAGTGGAGTGAAAGCAGATGCCACCGCACTGATCGGTTTTTCTCAGGGAGCGACGATGGCGCTGGAAGCGGTGAAGGTGCAGGGTGGGCTGGCTGGGCGGGTCGTGGCATTTAGCGGCCGCTATGAAACGCTGCCGCAGCAGGCTGGCACGCGTACCACAATTCATCTGATCCACGGCGACAACGATACCGTACTGCCGCTGACCCATGCACTGGACGCCGAGGAACGGTTAACCGCCCTGGGCGGTGATGTGACGCTGGATATCGTTGATGATTTGCCTCACGCCATCGATGACCGCGCGATGCAGCTGGCTCTTGAACGCCTGCAATTTACCGTACCGCGCCGTTACTTTGATGAAGCATTTAGCGGCAGTAAGCCGGGCGATGATGATGTGATTACGTTGATCTAA
- a CDS encoding YpfN family protein encodes MEFIKHYWWILVILLMVGVLMNVYKDLKRIDHKKFLDNKPELPPHRDFNDKWDDEDDWPKKK; translated from the coding sequence ATGGAATTTATAAAACATTACTGGTGGATCCTGGTGATCCTGCTGATGGTTGGCGTGCTGATGAACGTCTACAAAGATCTGAAGCGTATCGATCACAAAAAGTTTCTCGATAATAAACCCGAGCTGCCTCCACATCGTGACTTCAACGATAAGTGGGATGACGAAGACGACTGGCCGAAAAAGAAATAA
- the dapE gene encoding succinyl-diaminopimelate desuccinylase, protein MHCPVIELTQQLIRRPSLSPDDAGCQAILIARLQALGFTIEPMNFGDTLNFWAWRGEGETLAFAGHTDVVPTGDANRWINPPFEPSIRDGMLFGRGAADMKGSLAAMVVAAERFVAAHPQHKGRLAFLITSDEEASATNGTVKVVEALMARNERMDYCLVGEPSSTEVVGDVVKNGRRGSITANLTIHGVQGHVAYPHLADNPVHRAMPALNELVATEWDRGNEFFPPTSMQIANVQAGTGSNNVIPGDCFVQFNFRFSTELTDVLIQQRVGELLDRHQLRYSIEWKLSGQPFLTSRGKLVDAVVNAVEHYNEIRPQLMTTGGTSDGRFIARMGAQVVELGPVNATIHKINECVKAADLQLLSRMYQRIMEQLIA, encoded by the coding sequence ATGCACTGTCCGGTCATTGAGCTGACGCAGCAGCTTATTCGTCGCCCTTCCCTCAGCCCCGATGATGCCGGTTGCCAGGCAATTCTGATTGCCCGTCTCCAGGCGCTGGGTTTTACCATTGAGCCGATGAATTTTGGCGATACGCTGAATTTCTGGGCATGGCGCGGTGAGGGTGAAACGCTGGCTTTTGCTGGCCATACTGACGTGGTGCCGACCGGTGATGCAAACCGTTGGATCAACCCACCTTTTGAACCTTCTATTCGCGACGGCATGCTGTTTGGCCGCGGCGCAGCTGATATGAAAGGCTCGCTGGCAGCGATGGTGGTTGCCGCCGAACGTTTTGTTGCTGCTCATCCGCAGCATAAAGGCCGTCTGGCATTCCTGATTACCTCCGACGAGGAAGCCAGTGCGACAAACGGCACCGTCAAGGTGGTGGAAGCGCTGATGGCCCGCAATGAACGGATGGATTACTGCCTGGTAGGTGAACCTTCAAGTACTGAAGTCGTGGGCGATGTGGTGAAGAATGGCCGTCGCGGCTCGATTACTGCCAATCTGACGATTCACGGCGTACAGGGCCATGTGGCTTATCCGCATCTTGCCGACAACCCGGTGCACCGCGCGATGCCAGCGCTAAATGAACTGGTTGCCACCGAGTGGGATCGCGGCAATGAATTCTTTCCGCCAACCAGTATGCAGATTGCTAACGTACAGGCCGGAACCGGCAGCAACAATGTGATCCCCGGTGACTGCTTTGTGCAGTTTAATTTCCGTTTCAGTACCGAGCTGACCGACGTTCTGATTCAGCAGCGCGTCGGAGAACTGCTCGATCGCCATCAGCTGCGCTACAGCATTGAGTGGAAGCTCTCCGGGCAGCCATTCCTGACTTCACGCGGTAAGCTGGTTGATGCGGTGGTCAATGCAGTTGAGCACTATAATGAGATCAGGCCACAGCTGATGACCACCGGCGGCACTTCCGATGGGCGCTTTATCGCCCGCATGGGTGCGCAGGTCGTGGAGCTTGGCCCGGTGAATGCCACCATCCATAAAATCAATGAATGCGTAAAAGCCGCTGACTTGCAGCTTCTTAGCCGCATGTACCAGCGGATCATGGAACAGCTGATCGCATAA
- a CDS encoding ArsC family reductase, which produces MYKLYGIKNCDTIKKARKYLEAQGVEYQFHDYRTDGLDADLLQRFIDTLGWQALLNTRGTTWRKLDESERNAVDNPATALKLMQSQPAIIKRPLLCAPDGSMLLGFSEATYTPFIQEKS; this is translated from the coding sequence ATGTATAAGCTCTATGGCATTAAAAACTGCGACACCATCAAAAAAGCCCGTAAATACCTGGAAGCTCAGGGCGTGGAGTACCAGTTCCATGACTATCGTACTGACGGACTGGATGCTGATTTACTCCAGCGTTTTATTGATACCCTTGGCTGGCAGGCGCTGCTCAACACTCGCGGCACCACCTGGCGTAAACTGGATGAATCAGAACGCAATGCGGTGGATAATCCAGCAACTGCGCTCAAGTTGATGCAGTCGCAGCCTGCAATTATCAAACGCCCGTTGCTCTGCGCTCCAGACGGTTCTATGCTGCTGGGCTTCAGTGAAGCCACCTATACGCCGTTTATCCAGGAGAAGTCATAA
- a CDS encoding DcrB-related protein — translation MTRISAPRCIFTEGSITLPAGYREQTVNILIAPSGPSLNISRDQLHPGEDFAAYLARQREVLQKRLRRYQSLDEQPAVLGDGLLHGITLLSRYHPQKGQTLYQRQAVFPVTASDVLIFTLAGSRALTEQDEAFFSACLDSYQHP, via the coding sequence ATGACCCGGATTTCAGCACCCCGTTGTATTTTCACGGAAGGCAGCATTACCCTGCCTGCCGGATACCGTGAACAGACCGTCAATATTTTGATTGCGCCATCAGGGCCATCTCTTAATATCTCCCGTGACCAGCTGCACCCCGGCGAAGACTTTGCCGCCTACCTGGCCCGCCAGCGTGAGGTGTTGCAAAAACGCCTGCGCAGGTACCAGTCCCTTGACGAACAGCCCGCCGTCCTGGGCGATGGCCTGCTCCACGGCATCACGCTGCTTTCCCGCTACCATCCGCAAAAGGGCCAGACCCTGTACCAGCGTCAGGCGGTATTCCCCGTTACGGCCTCTGACGTGCTGATATTCACGCTGGCGGGCTCCCGGGCCCTCACAGAACAGGATGAGGCTTTCTTCTCAGCCTGTCTGGACAGCTATCAGCATCCGTAA